One region of Arvicola amphibius chromosome 3, mArvAmp1.2, whole genome shotgun sequence genomic DNA includes:
- the LOC119810381 gene encoding olfactory receptor 8D2 produces the protein MNHSSMTDFILEGLTKRPELQVPLFILFLVIYVTTVVGNLGMILLITVSSQLHSPMYYFLSHLSFIDLCYSSVITPKMLVNFVSEKNIISFLECMTQLYFFLIFVIAEGYLLTAMAYDRYVAICSPLLYNIVMSQRVCSIMMAVVYSLGFFGATVHTTRMTMLSFCGSHIVSHYFCDILPLLSLSCSSTHINEILLFIIGGINTLAPTLAVIISYAFILTSILRIRSTEGRSKAFGTCSSHILAVGIFFGSITFMYFKPPSSHNMEEEKVSSVFYTTVIPMLNPLIYSLRNKDVKNALKKVVGGRQSS, from the coding sequence ATGAACCACTCTTCAATGACTGACTTCATCCTTGAAGGACTAACAAAACGCCCAGAGCTTCAGGTCCCACTGTTCATCTTGTTTCTTGTGATATATGTGACCACAGTGGTGGGAAACTTGGGCATGATCCTTTTAATCACCGTCAGTTCGCAACTTCACTCTCCAATGTATTATTTTCTCAGTCACTTATCCTTCATTGACCTCTGCTACTCCTCTGTCATCACGCCTAAGATGTTGGTGAACTTTGTATCTGAGAAGAACATCATCTCTTTTTTGGAGTGCATGACTCAGCTTTACTTCTTCCTCATTTTTGTCATTGCCGAAGGCTACCTCCTGAcagccatggcctatgaccgctatgttgcCATCTGTAGCCCACTGCTTTACAACATTGTCATGTCCCAAAGGGTTTGTTCCATAATGATGGCTGTGGTATACTCACTGGGTTTCTTTGGGGCTACTGTTCATACCACACGTATGACAATGTTGTCCTTCTGTGGGTCTCATATTGTCAGCCATTATTTTTGTGACATTCTGCCCTTGTTGTCTCTGTCTTgctccagcacccatatcaatGAGATACTGCTATTTATTATTGGTGGAATTAATACCCTAGCACCTACACTAGCTGTCATCATCTCTTATGCCTTCATCCTAACTAGTATTCTTCGTATCCGCTCCACTGAAGGACGTTCCAAAGCCTTTGGCACTTGTAGCTCCCACATTTTAGCTGTGGGAATCTTCTTTGGGTCTATAACATTCATGTATTTCAAGCCACCTTCCAGCCATAAtatggaagaggagaaagtgtCTTCTGTGTTCTACACCACAGTGATCCCAATGCTGAATCCCCTAATatacagcctgaggaacaaggaTGTAAAGAATGCACTGAAAAAGGTGGTTGGTGGAAGGCAGTCATCTTAA
- the LOC119810500 gene encoding olfactory receptor 8D1-like, translating to MTMGNHSTAAVFVLVGLTQKKELLFPLFLLFLGIYVVTVVGNLGMILLITISPMLHTPMYYFLSCLSFVDLCYSTVITPKMLVNFLGKKNLIFYSECVAQFFFFAIFVVSEGYLLTAMAYDRYVAICRPLLYNVTMSSRLCSLLVLVAFILGLFCAIVHTSALIKLNFCKSHIITHYFCDVLPLLNLSCSNTHLNELLIFVIGGINTLVPTVAVAISYVFIFCSIIRIRSSEGRSKAFGTCSSHLMAVGIFFGSITFMYLKPSSSTSLEQEKVSSVFYTTVIPMLNPLIYSLRNKDVKKALGRFLVRR from the coding sequence ATGACAATGGGGAACCATTCTACTGCAGCTGTTTTTGTGTTAGTGGGATTAACTCAGAAGAAAGAACTCCTTTTCccactcttccttctgtttctgggaATCTATGTGGTGACAGTAGTGGGGAACCTGGGTATGATCCTGCTCATCACGATCAGTCCAATGCTGCACACACCCATGTATTATTTCCTCAGCTGCTTATCTTTCGTTGACCTCTGCTATTCCACTGTTATTACACCCAAAATGCTGGTGAACTTTCTTGGGAAGAAAAATTTAATCTTTTATTCAGAGTGTGTGGctcagttctttttctttgcaaTCTTTGTGGTGAGTGAAGGTTACCTCCTGACTGCTATGGCATAtgatcgctatgtggccatctgcagaCCATTGCTGTACAATGTGACCATGTCCTCTAGGCTCTGCTCACTGTTAGTGCTAGTTGCCTTTATCCTAGGGCTTTTTTGTGCCATTGTGCACACAAGTGCTTTGATAAAACTGAACTTTTgtaaatcccacatcataacCCATTATTTCTGTGATGTTCTCCCCCTCCTCAACCTCTCCTGCTCTAATACACATCTCAATGAGCTTCTTATATTTGTCATTGGAGGGATCAACACCTTGGTGCCCACTGTAGCTGTTGCAATCTCCTATGTCTTCATCTTTTGTAGCATCATTCGCATCAGGTCATCAGAGGGACGGTCCAAAGCCTTTGGAACCTGCAGTTCTCATCTCATGGCTGTGGGAATCTTTTTTGGGTCTATCACCTTTATGTACTTGAAGCCTTCTTCAAGTACCTCTCTAGAACAAGAGAAAGTGTCTTCTGTGTTCTATACCACAGTGATCCCCATGCTTAACCCATTAATATATAGTTTGAGGAACAAAGATGTGAAGAAAGCATTGGGGAGATTCTTGGTTAGGAGATAA
- the LOC119810517 gene encoding olfactory receptor 8D1-like has protein sequence MSTGNNSATAVFVLVGLTQQSELLLPLFLLFLGIYMMTVVGNLGMILLITFSPLLHTPMYYFLSSLSFVDLCYSTVITPKMLVNFLGKKNLIFYSECMAQLFFFVIFVVAEGYLLTAMAYDRYVAICRPLLYNVIMSSRLCSLLVMVSFILGLLSAIAHTSAMMTLSFCKSHIISHYFCDVLPLLNLSCSSTHLNELLLFIIAGLNTLVPTIAVFVSYIFIFSNILRIRSSEGRSKAFGTCSSHLMAVGIFFGSITFMYFKPPSSNTLEEEKVSSVFYTTVIPLLNPLIYSLRNKDVKRALGRFLVGR, from the coding sequence ATGAGCACTGGAAATAATTCTGCAACAGCAGTGTTTGTCCTGGTGGGATTAACTCAGCAGTCAGAGCTCTTGctgcccctcttcctcctgttCCTGGGAATCTACATGATGACAGTAGTGGGGAATTTGGGCATGATTCTGCTCATCACATTCAGTCCACTGCTGCACACTCCCATGTATTACTTTCTCAGCAGCTTGTCCTTTGTTGATCTCTGCTATTCCACGGTCATTACACCTAAAATGTTGGTGAACTTTcttggaaagaaaaatctgatcTTCTATTCTGAGTGCATGGCCCAGCTCTTTTTCTTTGTGATCTTTGTGGTGGCTGAGGGTTACCTACTTACTGCCATGGCATAtgatcgctatgtggccatctgcagaCCATTACTGTATAATGTGATCATGTCCTCTAGGCTCTGTTCACTGTTAGTTATGGTTTCCTTCAtcctaggccttttgtctgccaTTGCACACACAAGTGCTATGATGACACTGAGCTTCTgtaaatcccacatcataagCCATTACTTCTGTGATGTTCTCCCCCTCCTCAACCTCTCCTGCTCCAGCACACATCTCAATGAgcttcttctatttattattgCAGGACTCAACACCTTGGTGCCTACCATAGCTGTTTTTGTCTCTTATATCTTTATCTTCTCCAACATCCTTCGCATCAGATCATCAGAGGGTCGGTCCAAAGCTTTTGGAACTTGCAGCTCTCATCTCATGGCTGTGGGGATCTTTTTTGGTTCTATCACCTTCATGTATTTCAAACCTCCTTCTAGTAATActttggaggaagagaaggtgtcCTCTGTATTTTATACCACAGTGATCCCCTTGTTGAACCCATTAATATATAGTTTGAGGAACAAAGATGTGAAAAGAGCTTTGGGAAGATTCTTGGTGGGGAGATAA